Proteins found in one Maridesulfovibrio sp. genomic segment:
- a CDS encoding glycosyltransferase family 9 protein has translation MKALVINLTRFGDLLQTQPVITALVEQGYEVGVMCLKNFAGATQLLCNVSHTFALPGAPLLAALDRDWREAINFFETYCTEIEDSFDPELIVNLTPSVSARLLTLRLGREREVRGFAMDEFGFNADTSRWAGFLQMASSNRGSSPFNVVDLFSKVSGIDNPVPFELAKPSPEMKAAALKLLENTAPGAVGFVGFQPGASEDRRRWPVDHFRELGLRLWKEKRLVPVLLGTENEKKLGERILQGAGFPAVNLMGATSLPELAAVLRRLNMLVTNDTGTMHLAAGSGTPLAAVFLATAQPWDTGPAAENLCCFEPDLDCHPCAFGQECACDNICRREVGADVVFDAVSFYIDSGKWPRLENRGVRAYVTGRDELGLITLASLSGHEQSDRHKWIVLQRELFRRFLDGEVLSAITPDRVDFSAVLRERLLSTLGDCRDVLFLLNKQAAILQAAPVEAMKVKFLANLQKIQDILSSCPELSVLSSMWMVESRAHESMQGLVGQLDRYMALVAAMSASLE, from the coding sequence ATGAAAGCGCTAGTCATAAATCTTACCCGTTTCGGGGATCTGCTCCAGACCCAGCCGGTAATCACCGCTCTTGTAGAGCAGGGTTACGAAGTCGGTGTCATGTGTCTGAAGAATTTTGCCGGGGCGACCCAATTATTGTGCAATGTCTCGCATACTTTTGCCCTGCCCGGAGCCCCTCTGCTGGCCGCACTGGACCGTGACTGGCGTGAAGCCATCAATTTTTTTGAAACATATTGTACCGAAATAGAAGATTCATTTGATCCCGAGCTTATCGTTAATCTGACTCCTTCCGTATCAGCCCGGCTGTTAACCCTGCGGCTTGGCCGGGAGCGCGAGGTGCGCGGCTTTGCCATGGATGAATTCGGCTTCAATGCGGATACTTCCCGCTGGGCCGGTTTTTTACAGATGGCATCATCAAACCGCGGTTCCAGTCCTTTCAATGTAGTCGATCTTTTCAGTAAAGTTTCCGGTATTGATAACCCCGTGCCGTTTGAGTTGGCTAAGCCATCCCCGGAAATGAAGGCTGCGGCCCTGAAACTGCTGGAAAATACCGCTCCCGGAGCTGTGGGTTTTGTCGGTTTTCAGCCGGGAGCAAGCGAGGATCGCAGACGTTGGCCGGTAGATCATTTCAGGGAACTCGGCCTTAGACTGTGGAAGGAAAAACGACTGGTTCCGGTTCTGCTGGGCACTGAAAATGAAAAAAAGCTGGGAGAACGCATTTTACAGGGCGCCGGATTTCCGGCTGTCAATCTGATGGGGGCAACCTCTTTGCCGGAGCTGGCCGCAGTATTGCGCCGTCTGAATATGCTGGTGACCAATGATACCGGTACAATGCATCTTGCCGCCGGTTCGGGAACCCCGCTTGCAGCTGTATTTCTGGCTACTGCCCAGCCTTGGGACACCGGACCTGCCGCAGAAAACCTGTGCTGTTTTGAACCGGATCTTGATTGCCATCCCTGTGCTTTCGGGCAGGAGTGCGCCTGTGATAACATCTGCCGCCGGGAAGTAGGCGCGGATGTTGTTTTTGACGCGGTGTCATTTTATATTGATAGCGGGAAATGGCCCCGACTTGAGAATAGGGGAGTGCGGGCTTATGTGACCGGTCGTGATGAACTCGGGCTCATCACTCTGGCATCCCTTTCCGGTCATGAACAAAGTGACCGGCATAAGTGGATTGTGCTTCAGCGTGAATTGTTCCGTCGTTTTCTTGACGGAGAGGTTCTTTCCGCGATTACTCCGGACCGGGTGGATTTTTCCGCCGTGCTGCGGGAAAGATTACTCAGCACCCTTGGCGACTGCCGGGATGTGCTTTTTCTCCTCAATAAACAGGCTGCGATATTGCAGGCAGCCCCGGTCGAAGCCATGAAGGTAAAATTTCTAGCTAACCTGCAAAAAATACAGGATATCCTCTCCTCCTGTCCGGAACTTTCCGTGCTGTCATCTATGTGGATGGTAGAATCCCGTGCCCATGAAAGTATGCAGGGCCTTGTAGGGCAGCTGGATCGCTATATGGCATTGGTTGCAGCCATGTCCGCTTCTCTTGAATGA